GTGTATGTTCAGGTGTACGGGCACTGGTAGGCCAGGGCCAGTCGCCATGCATCTTTCATGGCTGCGGCTCGAAACTTTCGTTTGTGTTCGAACCAACTTTGATGAACTAGTCCGGCCGGCAGTGCGTCGTGCACTGAGAAATAGCATTTATTTGAGGTGCAAGAAAAATTGAACGAACATCTAAAAGTGTTAAGATCGACGAGCTTTAGAATTTTCCCCTTTCATTTCAGTGTAGTCACAAACTTTGGAGCAAACTGCAGCGAGAATTATGTACTCGGACCATTGAACAGCGCGTGTTGCGTCATTAAGCActccaacacacacacacacacagaggaaCTCCAAGAAGCGGAGTCCTGGTGGGTCCTTCTGCCCATCCGAACAGACCAGACCAGACCCGGGCAAGtgcatttgcataatttacaAAGTTTCCGTGCATATTGGTCAAGTTTCTTACTTTGTGCCCTATTTTTCGGGGGCTTGCCGCTGCATGTTTATTAAGTCATCAATTATAAAGGCGGCGGGCAGCCGGAGtttcattgatttttaatgCCGCAACTCCTTGGTAgcaatgcacacacacacagtccaCGTCCATTGTCTAGTGTCTCCTGTCCACTTGGAGCTGCTGGACTTCAAATATTTGCTGAGGCCTAGTGCTGCTGCTCTTGAAATGTGGCTTTATCGAGTGAGGATATTGGTTTAATGCTGCATTGAGTCGAGTGCTCGATAAATAGCTCGAAATCCCGGCGAATCTTGTCTCGCATCTCGTTGGCCAGCGATGTAAGCGATGCCGATGTCAAGGCCTTTGTTTACGCAGCTCCTTCTGGCCGGCCAAAAACTCTATTTGGATCATATTTTGCCGTGTTTAACCAGCTTTCTATGCAGATTGGCTCTGAGGTCTGTGGGGAGACCCTTCGACGAGCCCTTCGCATAAAATCTAACGACATCGGAGCCGTTCGATAGTTGCTGTCGGCAACATTTACATACTTTTCGGGAGGAATTAAAATtcagacaaaaacaaaaggacaAGCGAAAAGAATCCatggaaaatggcaaaagttTAGCATAAACTTTTGGCGCTTTACATGCAAAACTTACAATTGGCAGTGGCCAAAGTGAACATGTTTTCCAGCCTGGGACTGTGCTGCAGCAAAGTTTCCGTAAGCCGATAGGGTTCTTTGTTTTAACGACTTAGCTTGTGGTCGGTCGAGGTTTTAGCCGCGTCCCCTGTGAAGCCGTCAAGGCTTCACCCATTCTCGCTCGTTATTTCAAATCCGTTGTCTGACGCAGGAGCGAAAAAATCTCTCCCATAAGGACAATTGAAAGGTAAGCAAGATTggcgaaataataaataattttacaagATAATAGACCACTAGTTTGCTGACCCTAACGGCGTTCAGATAAGGTAGTCATTgtcaatttaaattacaaaacaaatgGAAATTTGGGATATAGTAGCAGCATGATCTAAGCTCGAGAAAAATAGGTTAATGAAACCAAGTACTAAATTAATGTTTACAATTCATTCATTGCTAAATCCatagctttaaataaaaaccttaaaaagaATATTGTCACCTGTTTGTAATCTTTGTTCATTATTGTAATTATCGACAACATTGAGTTATTTTACTTAATCGCATCGATTAAATCGACTTTTGTTTAATAACACAACCGTAATTACGCACTAATAATGATAATTTCTTTGGCATTTGCACACACGGCGGGCTCTCAAGAAACCTTTTGCTATATAAGGGACAATACTTGGCATTTACATTTCACTCAAGTTACTTAACAATGAAAACCCCTGTGGCAGTGAATCCGTCGAATCGCTTTCGCGAACTCACAAAGGACATTAACAGTTTGACCAGTTTTTTAGGCGTAGACGTTATGGCGCCCATTTTGCAGTTTAATTATCGCACCTGGACCACAACCTTTGCGATTGTCAGCTATACGGCCTTTGCCGTATTTTCCATAGTCAATAACGGCGGCGGTTTGGTGGAGAGCCTTAAGGCCAGCTCTATGATAGGTGGCCTGTTTCATGGGCTCGGCAAGTTCCTGACATGTCTGTTGAAGCAGCAGGACATGAGGAACCTTACTCTATTTACAAGGAGCATCTACGAGGCGTATGAGAAACGTGGGACATTGTACCGCTCAGCCCTGAACTCAAACATAGATAAGCTACTCGGCTTCATCCGAGTCATTCGCAATGGATATTTCATTACCTTTTCCATAATAATCTTTTTGCCACTGGCTAGGCTTATGTATGACGGAACCAGGGTCACGGCCACGCAGACCGTGATCCCCGGTTTTCCGCTGGAAAGTAATTTTGGCTACACAGTGACCTTCTTGGTTAATTTGGTAAGAGTATACTAAGTACTAAGGTACTAAGGGCCtctttttaaatgtatttaaccTGTATCGCATCATTAagaattttattctttatattgCAGATCTCATTGGTCGTTACTGTCGTTGGATTCTATGCTGGGGACTTGTTTGTCTTTCTCGGATTGACTCAGATTCTGACATTCGCCGACTTGCTGCAGCTTAAGGTAGATGAGCTTAACGAGTCCCTGGAAGAAAAAGCCAAATTAAGAGAAATGTTACCAGTGGGTTTCCAGATTAGAGGGGAGGAAGAGCGTCATCATTTGCTATTAGAAGTCATAAAATGGCATCAACTTTTTACCGAGTATGAAGTTTCTGAAATTCATCACATatccatttaaatatattcaaatttatattGCTTCCTCAAGCTACTGCCGCACGGTGAACGCGATATACTATGAACTGATTGCCACTCAGGTCTTAACCATGGCTATATCAGTGATGATCGGTTTCAGCATTAATTTATCTGGCTTTAACCTGTCTGTGGCCATATTCTGCGTAATATCAGCCTACAGCATGTCCATTTATTGCATTTTGGGTACTAAACTAGAATTTGGAGTGAGTTTCAGTTACCTAAAATGACTTTTTGTGAATCTGTTGTAACCATTTTATGTCCTAACAGTATGACCAAGTCTACGAGACCATTTGCAATGTGAACTGGTACGAGTTGAGTGCCGGCCAGCGGAAGCTCTTTGGTCTTACGCTGCGGGAGTCTCAGCATCCACCGACAATTGTGATACTCGGTGTTATGTCTCTGTCTGTTAAGACAGCTTTGCAGATAGTCAAACTCATTTATAGCGCGtccatgatgatgatgaatcGTTCTTAGAAAGTCACTCTTAAATACCGTCACTGCACCTTcgattaaaatatgaaaaactcAAAACTTAACATTTCTAAATATTcgtgaaataaataaacttcgTTATCTGTAGACCAAATGAATCAGGCCACATTTAATTTTGCTGTCAGTATAGTTTTCCTCCAAGCGAATCGTATCATTCATAAAAGTCAAAGTGATACCATACAACTATGATGTCGAATAAAGGAAGAGAGACTTGCTCCCCATCAATAGTAGACGCCATCGAAGGAGGTGAAGGGGAAGGCAGGTTACCTGGTTCTTCACCTGGCTCCAGTGCCGAATACAGCGGACGCAGGCAGTGGTTGTGGTACGCTCTCGCGGTCTCCCAACAGCTCCAGGACGATTTGGTTGGCATCGCCATCGCTCCCCACATCGTGGAAAAGGTGGATAGGCAGCTGGCGGTGTAGTGGCAAGCACCCGGCCTCCCTGATCTGGCTGGCTTTTGCTAGCCATGGAAGGTCGGCTCTGCCTACATTTTTTTACTATTCTAATCCAAAGACTAAGAGGAGACCATAAAAAGCTCACAACATGGCTTGAAATTTAGATCTGAAGTTACGTgtgttatttttatagaatACACTGAGGCGATGCTGCTTACTAAAACGCATTTTGTGGTTCCAGGGAACAGCAATATTGTAGTTAATTTTAATCGCTGCTGCACACACACTCCCTcaaagccacacacacacacgctcaggtgcatacatacatgcaAAGCAAGAGAGAGACACATGTGGCGCATCTTTTTTTCATCATCAAACCTGATGCAATATAATCTCCTTAGCCGCAACGCATTTGAAATGTCATGCTCGTTGTCCCCATTGCTGTTTTGTTCGGGACTCCACTGATGAGGGTCGCAGAATAGCAGCTGACGCACAACGAGGACGCGAACGAGGACACAGAAGGCACTGAGGGCACAGTTGTGGTCAAAAAAGTAGTATTAAGTAagtaaaattgtttatatcaTTGAAGATAAAAGTGTATCCTTAAAAGCATTAAAACGGATAACAAGAACAAGTAACTAGAAATAGAAAActacaattttgtttttgattggtGCAAAATCTCTCTGCTATGAAAAGTCATACCCTTTTtctatgtaaataaatatgtgtATAATAACATACGTAATCCTCACTTGATGCTCATTTAAAGCGGtcaatcaatttaattttaattatgtttaaGCAAATAGAGCCCTGaaaccattttaaaataactatAAACTCTAAGAAAAACTAGatgataaatttaaagaaaatgtaagatattattttgataaaaaattatgaagaGGAAGCCATATCTGCTGCCATTTCCTTAGCCTCATCTGTTAATGCGAGTGTATGTGAGTGGGACTGTTTGAGTAAGAACAgcagtgtgtgagtgtggttggtgctttcaattaaaatttcaacgTGCACGTAACAACTTTTATTGAAATTACGATTGCAGGCAGGTGCGCACACAGCCGGGGAAGTGGCAAGAGAAATGTGGAGaagggagagagagggaaaCGGAGACAGAGATCCGCACACACTCGGCGTCCAGGTCCAGTGGCATTGCATACTTTATGGCATACTTTTGAGCGGCGGGCATGTGACATAGGCATGCCATACGGGCCTGCATTTGTAGAACATGGCTCTAATGAAGCCCGAATTGCGCTGGCACAATCGCTCTGGCATTCAAAAGACAGTAAAGCAACAAGCACACTGGGCAATCactggaaaatattattattacatttgaaatacaatttttttttaaattatataataaattttaatttagttgtGGTTGTGTGATTACAGTCTTATGCTAACTAGTTCATACTGCACTCATTTTACTTTCTAATACCAAGTTCTATTATGATTTGTATACTGTTTTTCGTAGTGCATTTTGACTCTACGGAAGCATCGTTTTGCACTCAAAAGCATTATCAGGAACAATTAATTATGCAGATATTTGATTAATGTGGTCGCATCGGATGGAACACTGGGCAGTCGGAGGATCAGAGTGGCAAAAGTACAATGGGAAGTGTGAATGCGAAGGCGAATCCACAGAATACGAACTTCAACTGTCACAATAAAACTTGCCATTCTTCTTGCTTCCTATTCATGTATTCACATAATCCAAGATGAAAAATAGATTTTACCGAAAAATTTCACTGCGCAAAATGCTGACAAGGACATTCCGCTGGGGTTTGTGCTTGTGCTGGGGCTGGTGCTGTCTGTCggcggtggctgctgctcGGCTGGGCTGTTACATCAGCTAAATGGTTAAGCGCACTAGTCGAAGTCGGAGTGGGCAGCAAAAAAAACTGctacaaattttatataaaaaacaaaaaggactGCAGACCGGCGACTGCTCTAAATGCTCCTGAAATTGCTGTTGGTTTTTGCTTCCCCAGAAACCCCTTTTCACTCAACGCCTTCCTCGGCCTCCCCGCATTGCTCTTTCTGGGCCGAGTGACTTTGCTACATGACAATGAAAATCTGCATTGCTTTTATTTGGTTGCCTTTTCCAAATGCTCTTCTATAGGAGGCATATCCAATCCGCCCTTTGATTTGagcaaaatgttttaaataaattttaagtaaattaaaattctctAAGAAGGACTCCTACATTAAATATACTATAAAGTTTGCTATTATTGTTTACTTATCACTAATTATACAAATGGCCAGTAAAAGTTGGTTCTTGACTTTTGAAGAtcacaaaaagttcataaaaggatacaaacaaaatttatagcaatgagcaaatatatattttcaagccTATATCAAAATAACTACAgataaattataagaaaatttaGAGTGCTGCATAAAAACACGTCTTAAATctccattattttttatttctcaaCAAAGAAAAATCTTCTTCAACGTCAGTAAGTGCATTTGTTGAATGCCCAAAACTAAAATTCGATTTCATGGCCTTGTTTTTGTCGGTTTTGGCGCTTCGCTTCGGAAATTGTCATTTTAGTATTCTGTGTTCGGCATTTCCCAGTCCTGCAGATTTTCTGCTGTTTCTGCACTTTCCCAGCTTCGTTTTTCATTCgtttttttccagttttttttttttgttcctttctttctttttttggcgATGCCAACACCCACCGCCCTATAGCCCACCAATCGGTCCATTTGGTTGACATTGCTGAATTAAACCAATCACTACTATTTTCACACTTAACttgcaatttgcataaaatattaCCCAAGACCCAACAGTCAAGCAGCCGTCGCCGAGGTTGGTGGGGTGGAAAGCCGTGTGGCAAAGTGGGTGGCAGCCTTCAACTGGGAGCGAAATGGAGCTCGGGGGGCGGGACCGAGGACTGAGGACCGAGGACCAAGGACCAAGGGTCCTCGCAAATACGCAACCATTGACAGTTGCgtgtgaatttattttattcctttatgtatattttacgTTCGCACACACGCGCATTTGCattgaaaatgtatttcgTGCATTTCCCTTACAGAGTGGCAAAATATGTGTTGCCTGCTTTTTGTGGGCCTTCAGATATTTCTCTTTCCCTTTTGGCCGTAAAAAGCCATGGGTCGATACTCTATAATTTAAGCAGATATCTCCGaagattattaattaaaatgtgatAATAGAATTTATAACTATTTAAGCCTTCAGGCAACTTTTGTTCAACTTCGTCCTACACTAtattaaactataaatattatatttgaatAAAGTTATAAAGAATAAAGCTCAACAAGCTCCACTGTATGCTATTTTGGTTAAATCGAGTATGAGGCGTGTGCACTCATTAGTGCAAATGTTGCCTAAATCTAAAAACCGGCAActgcaaaactaaaaactagaaacttaactaaactaaactaaactaactCGAAACAGTGCATTACGCTACATTTAACAAATGGGTTAGACCCAGTTgcagaaagaaagaaaggctTTAATGGGTCGGAGCTAGCGTGTGTCCCGACACAAAGGTCCCTTTGAGGAGTGTGTTCGCGCACAGGACATTAAATGCCCGTTTTTCCCGTTTTGCACATGTCCGAAACAGAGAGTCGGGAACCGTCTTCACGGACCGGCCAGCGTTCCGTTCCCCCTTTTACGGCACTTGTTTTGTGGCCCCTGTGTGTGCTTCCTGCGTGCTTCTGTCGTAGACAAAGGTAAAGTGCGTATGCCGTGCGATTCTGCCGGCAAACGGATTCCggaaatttgcatttgatGTCCGCTTTTGAGCAGTCATTGGGTTACCTCTTTTCCAGCAGTCATTGAGATGCCTTTGCCAATTCGGGACACGGAGAAAGAGGTACTTCGGTATGAGTCTAAGTTGGGAAGCActaataaaatcatattttcGAAGATCTTTAGGAATATGTTCCTTAGGAATATAAATTCGAGGAAAaaaggtatttaaaatatttaataaattatatatacatacatgttGACCCACTGTTTACCTGCCGTTATGACGCCAGATTGGCCTGCTTTTTGACGTCAAGTTGGAGTTAACTTCTGACCCAGCAATTGCTGACTCTATTTATCAACTAACAGACGACGGAAACTTCattaaaatgcacaaaaaacgGCTGGCCAAGTGAGCTCGTGTCGAGAACGCtgtttaaaatgttgaaaatagCATTGTTACGCTTGCATGAACTTCAGTACGCCCACACTCCcactctctcacacacacgcacactctcAGAGAGGGGAAGCTTTTGGCATTGTGTTAACAAATACACTTAGGCAAACACATAATTTCGAGtatttaactaaaataaacaggatgtaaaacattttattgcaTGCACAGCCCGCAGCAGCAgtgaagcaacaacaacaacaacaacatcgcttgcacacacacacacacacatggactGCGCCATTTGCATTTTAGTCACTTGCACTTTTGGTGCGTTCAAAGAGAGCTCAAAGCCAACGAGGCTGCCATTGCATCTGTacttgtatctgtatctgtatctgtatttgctacagcttcagcttcagctgcaGCTGCCCACGATGTCTGTCTGCCTGTCTGTCAGTCGCCGCTTTTCGCCATCTCCCACGCTCCCTTTTGGCGGGCACTTATGCACATTTCCATTTGCAATTGTTATTTCCTTCTTTGTGCGCATGCATGCGGACGGCCCGAAGCATTTTGCAGCTCCACATACAGAAAAAGGGGGAATATTCGCTAAAGCGTCCTTCAGCGAAGCTTGATCTCAGAAAGTATCAAACAAAATGGAGTTTAAGAGTATTCTAGAGCTTCTTGTTTAGAGGCttattattgaaatataaagggTAACATAGTCCTTGAGAACGGTATAAGTTTAgacttattaaaatttatttttaaggtcattgttttacttttaaattatgAAACTTTTCCAATATAGGatacatataaaataattagaggtaaataacattttaacaaataaattactGCTTATTTTCACAATACTTTTTAactaaatttcttttattttcatacAGCTATCCTAATGCACCAAGTAAGGGATATTCATTAGGTTGTAtgtgaattttaattgatatatttaaaaaaaatactataattttcaaataaattccacagaatttattacaatttatttaagtttttaagaGTCAAGACGATTCTCttcatttcaaatttaagaaaatgaaTGTAAAGTTAatcttaatattattaaagttaTAATTACACCACACCCTTTAAGCAGTTctagttaattttaatttaattaaaa
Above is a genomic segment from Drosophila kikkawai strain 14028-0561.14 chromosome 3R, DkikHiC1v2, whole genome shotgun sequence containing:
- the LOC108070632 gene encoding putative odorant receptor 83c yields the protein MAPILQFNYRTWTTTFAIVSYTAFAVFSIVNNGGGLVESLKASSMIGGLFHGLGKFLTCLLKQQDMRNLTLFTRSIYEAYEKRGTLYRSALNSNIDKLLGFIRVIRNGYFITFSIIIFLPLARLMYDGTRVTATQTVIPGFPLESNFGYTVTFLVNLISLVVTVVGFYAGDLFVFLGLTQILTFADLLQLKVDELNESLEEKAKLREMLPVGFQIRGEEERHHLLLEVIKWHQLFTDYCRTVNAIYYELIATQVLTMAISVMIGFSINLSGFNLSVAIFCVISAYSMSIYCILGTKLEFGYDQVYETICNVNWYELSAGQRKLFGLTLRESQHPPTIVILGVMSLSVKTALQIVKLIYSASMMMMNRS